CTGCGCCTCGCCCGCGGTCGGGCGCAGCAGCGTGGTCAGCATTCGCAGCGTCGTGGTCTTGCCTGCGCCGTTCGGGCCGAGGAACCCCACCAGTTCACCCTCGGCGACGTCGATGTCGACGCCCTTCACGGCCTCGACGCTGCGGCCGCGCGCGGTGAACGTCCGCGCGAGACCGCGTGCCTTGATCATGAGAATCCCCCTTGATTCAGTAGTCAAATTTGACTAGTGATGGCGGCCACTCTGCCCCCACTATCGCGCCGTAGTCAAATTTGATTACTTGATCTCGGGAGGAGCGCCGAAGTGGCGCCCCGGGTCGTCGGCCATGACGTACTCGCCGTCCTGCAGGCGCTTGATCAGGCCCCGCAGCCACTCGATGGTCGCCTCGACGTTCGTGCCCCACAGCCGGTACAGCTCGCCGACGTGGTCCGGGTGGCCCCAGTCGGCGCCGCCGTCCAATACGCTCCGGGTGGTCGCGAGCTGGCCCTCCAGCCGCGTCAGCCGGTGCCGCAGCAGGGACAGTGCCCGGTCGCGGGACAGGGCGGGCAGGAAGGTCAGCGCGGCGGCGAAGGCGAACGCGTCCTGCGCCCCGTCGCCCTCGGTCTCCGCGATCATCTGGGCCAGCCGGACCTGGAACTCGGTCTCGCCGTCGTCGGTCAGCCGGTAGGCGACCCGGTCCGGGCCGCGTCCCTCCGGCTCGTCCGGCACCGCCTCCAGCAGGCCTTCGGCCGCCATCTTCTTC
The window above is part of the Amycolatopsis thermoflava N1165 genome. Proteins encoded here:
- a CDS encoding PadR family transcriptional regulator is translated as MSPTRLLVLGVVRMYGRAHGYQVRRELLTWSADRWANVQPGSIYHALKKMAAEGLLEAVPDEPEGRGPDRVAYRLTDDGETEFQVRLAQMIAETEGDGAQDAFAFAAALTFLPALSRDRALSLLRHRLTRLEGQLATTRSVLDGGADWGHPDHVGELYRLWGTNVEATIEWLRGLIKRLQDGEYVMADDPGRHFGAPPEIK